In Bacteriovorax sp. Seq25_V, the following are encoded in one genomic region:
- a CDS encoding ectonucleotide pyrophosphatase/phosphodiesterase: MKKYFCLLLTTLTLFSCNKQEKTKLLVISIDGYRHDYTELYSPPFLTKFSNEGARLRSLRPSFPTKTFPNHLSIMTGVYPMNHGIIANHFYAPDLEKRYSLKDRSSVTDGRFYKALPFWALAKKNGIKSATLFWPGSEAEVLGYRPDFYLDYEHTMPHEARISKVLEWLSDKTENAPQFLTLYFSDVDSAGHKFGPEAQETREAVLKVDRSIESLLSQALKIEPNLNIIVLSDHGMQALVAENKELLFKKSNDYIRSLYFIEGHGPISHLYKKSNIVTNISKDIEAINKTAKNFKCYSPMTTPKQLKFHSNVRIGDIVCIADDQWNIILNVDDKLSLGNHGWNQHETNDMDAIFYAKGPKFKTSYVHKSVDNINIYPLFAYIFGIKIDHGIDGNFAPIMGILKQ; the protein is encoded by the coding sequence ATGAAGAAATATTTCTGTCTCCTACTGACGACTTTGACACTATTCTCTTGCAACAAACAGGAAAAGACTAAACTTCTAGTAATCTCAATTGATGGTTACCGCCACGATTATACAGAACTCTACTCTCCACCATTTTTGACAAAGTTTAGCAATGAAGGAGCAAGGCTAAGATCACTAAGACCGTCATTTCCGACAAAGACTTTCCCTAATCACCTCTCCATTATGACAGGTGTTTACCCAATGAATCATGGTATTATCGCCAATCACTTCTATGCTCCAGATCTTGAAAAAAGATACTCACTCAAAGATAGATCTAGTGTAACGGATGGAAGATTTTATAAGGCGCTTCCGTTTTGGGCGCTTGCAAAGAAAAATGGAATCAAGTCAGCGACTCTATTTTGGCCAGGCTCAGAAGCGGAAGTACTAGGCTATCGACCAGACTTCTACCTTGATTATGAGCATACAATGCCACATGAAGCGAGAATTTCTAAGGTACTCGAGTGGCTATCTGATAAGACAGAGAATGCACCTCAATTTCTAACTCTCTACTTCTCTGATGTAGATTCCGCTGGCCATAAATTTGGTCCAGAGGCGCAAGAAACAAGAGAGGCCGTTTTAAAGGTGGATAGATCAATTGAAAGTCTTCTCAGTCAGGCACTTAAAATTGAGCCAAATCTCAATATTATTGTACTCTCAGATCATGGTATGCAGGCACTAGTTGCAGAAAATAAAGAGCTCCTTTTCAAAAAATCTAATGATTATATTCGCTCTCTCTACTTTATTGAAGGGCATGGTCCAATTTCACATTTATATAAAAAATCTAATATCGTAACCAATATCTCAAAAGATATTGAAGCGATTAATAAGACCGCCAAGAACTTCAAGTGCTACTCACCAATGACTACTCCAAAACAACTTAAGTTTCACTCGAATGTGAGAATTGGTGATATCGTCTGTATTGCAGATGATCAGTGGAATATCATTTTAAATGTTGATGATAAGCTTTCACTAGGAAATCATGGTTGGAATCAGCATGAGACAAATGATATGGATGCTATCTTTTATGCAAAAGGTCCTAAATTTAAAACTTCATATGTGCATAAGAGCGTGGATAATATAAATATTTACCCTCTGTTCGCCTATATTTTTGGAATCAAAATTGACCACGGAATTGATGGAAACTTTGCTCCAATTATGGGTATTTTAAAACAATAG
- a CDS encoding sensor histidine kinase KdpD: MNVEEQSNYRFSGQLRDRDQEALFKEYYWQQSKKHFFVSYNICCILLLFAGIFFDFHRTFYWGSANILIGLRLILVFAGLLMFPLFYKKVHYPKAIEEYGFFLMLLSTLIIILLTLMTRGNSFTLMPGILIMTCSFYIVTPAPLLYAFISSTLLLVHYIFFFNFELVGLNAHIYMCFMLCAINIVLIYIKIVQSKSQRASFLAQEYLKELGYAKDTILSLIGHDLKNPLTVIKSRVEILKKSLENDDIERANKQVESINSASDNLNGLLQNLLEWAISIKSSNAKNESNCVQNACANAIDFCEDLAIGKSINIESTIHPLKFCFNQLMLETVIRNLIANSIKYSFENSKISVTGEILGSQYKITVKDEGIGIDEDFLEELRKGVNNRTSLGTQGEHGHGVGLKLVFHLLQSHQCDIDINSTKDAGSKFSVFLPII, translated from the coding sequence ATGAATGTAGAAGAACAAAGTAATTATCGCTTTTCAGGACAATTAAGAGATAGAGACCAAGAGGCTTTGTTCAAAGAATATTATTGGCAGCAAAGTAAGAAGCACTTTTTTGTAAGCTATAATATCTGCTGCATTCTACTTCTTTTTGCTGGAATCTTTTTTGACTTTCATCGTACCTTTTATTGGGGAAGTGCAAATATCCTCATCGGTCTTCGCCTTATACTAGTCTTTGCTGGACTGCTAATGTTTCCACTTTTCTACAAAAAAGTTCATTACCCTAAGGCTATTGAAGAGTATGGTTTTTTCCTGATGCTACTGTCGACTCTCATAATTATTCTTCTGACTTTGATGACAAGGGGAAATAGCTTTACTCTAATGCCAGGAATTCTCATCATGACCTGCTCATTTTATATAGTAACTCCAGCACCGCTACTTTATGCATTTATTTCCTCTACACTTTTACTAGTACACTACATTTTCTTCTTTAACTTTGAACTCGTTGGATTGAATGCTCATATTTATATGTGTTTCATGTTATGTGCTATTAACATAGTTCTCATTTATATAAAAATAGTTCAATCAAAATCACAAAGAGCAAGTTTCTTGGCACAAGAATACCTTAAAGAACTCGGCTACGCTAAAGATACGATACTTAGCCTTATCGGCCATGACCTTAAAAACCCACTTACAGTTATTAAAAGCAGAGTAGAAATACTAAAAAAGTCTCTTGAGAATGATGATATCGAAAGAGCAAACAAACAAGTTGAATCAATAAACTCCGCCTCAGATAACTTAAACGGCCTTCTTCAAAACCTACTTGAATGGGCCATAAGTATCAAGTCATCAAATGCAAAGAATGAATCAAATTGCGTGCAGAACGCATGTGCAAATGCGATAGATTTTTGCGAAGATTTAGCAATTGGAAAAAGTATTAATATTGAAAGTACGATTCATCCTCTTAAGTTTTGTTTTAATCAACTGATGCTTGAGACAGTGATTAGAAACCTCATCGCAAACTCAATAAAATATTCATTTGAAAACTCTAAGATTAGTGTGACGGGAGAAATCCTCGGCTCTCAATATAAAATAACAGTGAAAGACGAAGGTATTGGTATTGATGAAGATTTTTTAGAGGAGCTTAGAAAAGGTGTCAACAATAGAACATCTCTTGGAACACAAGGAGAGCATGGACACGGAGTTGGTTTAAAACTTGTTTTCCACTTACTTCAATCACATCAATGTGATATCGATATTAATTCGACTAAAGATGCGGGATCCAAATTCTCTGTCTTTCTCCCAATAATCTAA
- a CDS encoding response regulator produces the protein MEEIEKELKLATMSELEDHLAELSDVLYGKEVSEFGTDDYNQMFRVIHSIKGNTRACGFDSIAEISHLFESKLIQLKNGEIEFDSKSYDTSLMYLNSLSDYLEILKVDLTADFDFYDLTNMIQNQASDKPMKKNNFKFLIIDDDPDIQEIVSTYLKESFNCEIATSANGQEGLRESQAKTYDVIICDYMMPELDGKAFINQLRKSVGGNQHTPIIFLSGYRPEINADEQVWEKVFFAEKPLSENKLIYYIKCSIELGKIAA, from the coding sequence ATGGAAGAAATAGAAAAAGAACTTAAACTAGCAACGATGAGTGAGCTTGAAGATCATCTTGCAGAACTAAGTGATGTCTTATACGGCAAAGAAGTTTCAGAGTTTGGTACTGATGACTATAATCAAATGTTTCGCGTGATACATTCTATTAAGGGTAATACAAGAGCTTGTGGTTTTGACTCAATAGCGGAGATCTCTCACTTATTTGAATCAAAGTTGATCCAATTAAAAAATGGTGAAATTGAGTTTGATAGTAAATCTTATGATACATCATTAATGTATCTCAATTCTCTCTCTGATTATCTTGAAATATTAAAAGTCGACTTGACTGCAGATTTTGATTTCTATGATTTAACAAATATGATTCAAAATCAAGCAAGTGATAAACCAATGAAGAAGAATAATTTTAAGTTTCTTATTATTGATGATGATCCAGATATTCAAGAAATTGTTTCCACCTATCTAAAAGAAAGTTTTAATTGTGAAATTGCAACATCTGCTAATGGTCAAGAAGGCTTGAGAGAGAGTCAAGCTAAAACATACGATGTCATCATCTGCGATTACATGATGCCAGAACTCGATGGGAAGGCGTTTATCAATCAACTCAGAAAATCTGTTGGAGGCAATCAACATACACCAATTATTTTCTTGAGTGGTTATCGTCCAGAGATCAATGCTGACGAACAAGTCTGGGAAAAAGTATTCTTTGCTGAAAAACCGTTATCAGAAAATAAACTTATTTACTATATCAAGTGCTCAATTGAACTTGGAAAAATTGCTGCATAA
- a CDS encoding FMN-binding protein has protein sequence MGDKIHSNLEKKFPECKLEKKVYFLEDAELLKLKEKYPTKNISAFYNYYEKSCSGKMSRLFVSSDVVRTLKQFLLIEIKDKRIVNLEVLKFDEPVEYKVQPYWLEKFYKITSLSEIDKMDGVSGATLTSRSTKYLSWVFLYVDAIIK, from the coding sequence ATGGGAGACAAAATCCATAGTAACCTCGAAAAAAAATTTCCAGAGTGCAAGCTAGAAAAGAAAGTATATTTTCTTGAAGATGCTGAACTTTTGAAATTAAAAGAAAAGTATCCGACAAAAAACATCAGTGCATTTTATAATTATTATGAAAAATCTTGTTCAGGTAAAATGTCTCGACTATTTGTTTCAAGTGATGTTGTAAGGACATTAAAGCAATTTCTATTAATTGAGATAAAAGACAAGAGGATTGTAAATCTTGAGGTCTTAAAGTTTGATGAACCAGTTGAGTACAAAGTACAGCCTTATTGGCTTGAGAAATTTTATAAAATTACTTCTCTAAGTGAGATTGATAAAATGGATGGAGTCTCTGGGGCAACACTGACTTCGCGCTCAACGAAATATCTTAGTTGGGTATTTCTCTATGTTGATGCTATAATAAAATAG